CGGGTGTTCGCGCTCGTAGTTGTGGGCGACCTCCGGGTGGGCGTTGACTAACTCGACGTGGGCGTCGTAGTCGTCCTCGGGCGCGTGCGTCGCCACGAGCGTCGCCGTTCCGCCGATCTCCTCGGCGTCGATGAGCGCGCCGAAGCGCGTGAGGGCCCCCTCGTCGTCCAGTCGGCGGACGCGGTCGAGGAGTTCGTCGGCGCTCACGTCGATTCCGTGGTCCGAAAGCGTCGCCGCCGCCGGCTCGAACGGCCGTTCGACGACCGGAAACCCCCCCTGAAACGCGTTCAAGATGGCTCGGTCGACGGTCCCCAGATCTTCGCTCATACCAACGCTCAGACGCCTGCGGATAAAAGCGGCGCGGGAGTCACAACATTTCGGGAGACCGTCTCACAGCGAGCGCTCCGGAGCGCTTTAGCTCTCCGAGTCCCTAGTTACCGTGTGACGATATCCACCGCCGAACTGGCCGTGCGGTTGCTGGTCTTCCTGTTCGTACTGGTGGGTGTCCCCCTCTCCTTCGTCGTCATGTTCCGCATCATGGACTACGCCGCGAACGACACGCTCGTCGCGCAGTTCAGCGGTCGGCGGAACGGGCGCGACACGGGCCAGCTAAACGCCTACTTCGAGCGAGCGGGCGTCGAGGCGACGACGTGTACCTTCTGCGGATCCGCCAACGGGCCGGACTACGCGTACTGTCACAACTGTCAGGAGCGGCTGCCGAACTGAAAAACCCGATTCAATCGCCGTACCCGCGCCGACTCAGTCGCCGTACTCGCGCCGACTCAATCCCCGCGAACGCCGGTCACGTCGAAGCCCCGTTCTTCGATGTCGTCGAGGATAGCCTCGTGGTCGGCGCTGGCCTCGTAGTAGAAGACGAGATCGAACGACCCCTCTCGGAGCAGTTGCTGACACTCCCAGACGAACTCCTCGCCGTCGAGCGTGAGCCCCTGATGCTGGTTCGAGGCGAACTCCGGGTCGTCGCTGCCCGAGTAGACGAACGTGTCCTCGGGGTCCATCCCGTACCCCTCGGCGATGGCGTCGCCGACGTCGATGGTGGCCTGCATCATCTCTATCTCGTCGTCCCCGTCGTACTCCGTGTGGACGACGGCCCCGTTGAGCTGGATCTCGCCGGGCTCCAGCAGCTGCTTGGTCCGGCGGTAGAGGTCGTCGTCGAGTGCGTCGGCGTCGCTCATACGGGACCCTCGCCGGCGAGTCCCTAATGCACTTCGGAATCAAATTGTGGTGGCAGCCGCTCTCGCTGCCGCGACGCCTCCTCAGAAGCGAGCGCGCTCGCTTACAGCCGTTTCAGGTTCGTCGCCCGCGGGCCTTTGTCCGCCTGTTCGATGTCGAATTCGACTTCCTGTCCCTCCTCTAAGTCCGGGCCGCCGACGTCCTCCATGTGGAAGAACACGTCCTCGTCCGCGTCGTCCGTCTCGATGAAGCCGTAACCGCCCGTGTCGTTGAAGAAGTCTACCGTACCGGTCGCCATTGCAGACGGGGGTACGCGCCCGAACTATTAAAACCATGCGGCCGGTTGGCACGGGCGGTCGGAGCCACAAACGCCTTATCGGTTCGTTGATATGCTACTGGTGATGCGAGAACGGGTCCGTCGTCTCGGCTACGCCGCGTACGAACGCTTACTCCACCGGGAGTTCTCGGGCGCGCCCAGTCACGTCGCCGTCATTCAGGACGGCAACCGACGATACGCCCGCAAGCGGGGCGTCGAGACGAGGCAGGGACACAGCGCGGGCGCGGAGACGACCGAGGAACTGCTGAACTGGTGCGACGAACTCGGCATCCGCGAAGTGACGCTCTACACCTTCTCGACGGAGAACTTCGACCGGCCCGAGGACCAGCGCGAGTACATCTTCGACCTCGTCGAGGAGAAGCTCCGGACGTTCGCCGACGCCGACCGCGTCCACGACGCCGAGGTCTGCATCCGCGCCATCGGCGAGACGGAGCTGCTCCCCGAGCGGGTCCGAGACGCCATCGACTACGCCGAGACCCGGACCGGCCAGTACGACCGCCTGAATCTCAACGTCGCGCTGGCCTACGGCGGCCGCGCGGAACTGCTCGGCGCGGCCCGCAGCGTCGCCCGCTCGGTCGAGTCGGGCGAGCTGGCCCCCGAGGACGTCTCCGTCGAGGCGATCGAGGACTGCCTCTACGAGGGGCCGACCCGCGACGTGGACCTCATCATCCGCACCGGCGGCGACGAGCGGACCTCCAACTTCCTCCCGTGGCACGCCAACGGCAACGAGGCCGCGACGTTCTTCTGTGCGCCCTACTGGCCGGAGTTCCGCAAGATCGACTTCCTACGGGCCATCCGGACCTACCAGAACCGCGAGGAGTCCTGGCGAACCACCCGCGCCCGGCGCGCCCTCACGCTCGTTCGCGCCCTCGAAGACGCCGAGGTCCCGCAGGCCAAACGGGTCCTCGGTCGGTTCCGCGACGCTCTCCCGAGTGGCGAGCGCGAAACCGTCGAGGAATACGATACGGCGGACTGAACCCCTGCTTATGCAGGCCCAGGGCGTATGAGGAGCGGGAGTGAACGGGAGATTGTCATGGCTATCGAAGAGTCCGAAGCCCAAGAGCTGTTCGAGGAGGAACTGGACTTCCCGGCCGAGAAGGAGACCGTCGTCGAGACGGTCGGTGACCGCGAGATCGAATCCCAGGGCGGGGACAACGATACCGTCGAGGAGATCGTCGAGCGCAGCGAGACGGAGGAGTTCGAGTCCGCCGAGGAGCTCCACACCACGATGATGAACTACCTCGACGCCGACCACGTCGGCCGCGAGAACTACTCCGACCGCTCCGACGAATCGGCAGGGGATGACGACCAAGACGAAGAGTCGCTCTAGCGTACTCTCCTCCGCTACGGTTTCTCGACTTTAGCCGAAACTCGCAACTTCCCGCTTCTCTGTGGGTAGAGACTACCAAATCCGCTCTCAGGCATCTATCAGCGAAACGACCAAGTCCCCTCCGCGCCGGAGTTCGACGCTCGCTCCGGCGTACTCGAAGGAGACGAACAAACTGGGGTCCGGTTCGAAGAAGAGCGTTTCGAGGGCGTCGCAGTCGATCACTTCGACGATCGGCGGGAGGTCTAGGGGATCGCGGCCAGTTACGGCGGCGACGCTTTCGACTATCCCCACGACGACGGTTCTATCGGAACCGGATAGCGACACTCGCTCCGTTATTTTGTCTTGTTTCTTGGACATCTGCTGCGCTCAGTCGTTCGCTTGCTGGTTCTCGGCACGACGAGAGGCAGTCCCGGGAGCAGACACGAGGGCACCGTGCGGGAGTTGATACGTGAGCGCCGTCTCCTCGACCGTCCCCCGATCGCGGTTCCAGACGACGAGGCCGGACTCATCGAGTTTCGGGAGGTGGAGGTGATGCAGGTAGATTCGAGTCCGCTCCACCGTTTCGTCGCGGGCGTCGTTCGCCAGATGTCTAGCGATGTCGATATCGGTCGTCGCCCCCTGCTCGCGAGTGACGAAATTCAGTATCTCGCGGCGCTTCGAGTTCGCCAGCGACCTGAATACCCCATCCCAGTCGATAGACTCTATCTCGGACATCTATCGATACCTTCGACACACGGTAGTAAGGGTCCTGTACCTGATATTTCAGCCACTTAAGTAATGATCGAGTTATCGATCACGCTCGACAGACCATCAAGAATCGAACAGGACCGACGTGAGTATCTTGTTCGTTCCCCGTCGGATGTTTTCCGAGACGGACTGTTCGGAGATACCGATCTCGCCCCCGAGCTCGCCGAGCGTCGTCCCGCGCGGCACCTCGAAGTACCCGCCTCTGACGGCGAGCAGGAGCGCCCGGCGTTGCGCATCCGTCAGGTCGAACTTGTGGCCGTCGCCGTGTTCCTCGGCTAACGTGTACACGCGTTCGAGGCGGAATACGATGTTGTGTTCCATGCAGAAGTTGTGGAAATCGGTCAGACCCTGATGAGAGTCGAATCGAATTCGGAAGAACCACTTTTCGTTCCCACGCGCTTCGAGGATCGTCGCGTCGGTCTCCGCCATCCCGTAGACGAGGCTCTCGATGTCGTCGGTCCACTCCACCCGATAGAGGGCGCTTTCGCCGACAGTGTCGAGGGCATGGAGGTGCTCGACGTACTTACTCGACCGGACGGACTGTTCGAACTCCTCGAACCCGCCGCCGTGGACCCAGACGTAGGGCATCACCTTTCCGGAAGCCGGTACTACTCGCTCCATCTCTACGTGTGTGTTCGGGCTCCGAGCGAGTACCTGTCCGAGGATGAACTCGTCCGAATCGATAGTGAACTCCGCGATAACGGTCACACCATCGATACTCGCTACGGGGTAATCAAACCATAGTCGGCCGTTCGCTTCCCGTTCGAACCGCTGTCGAGCGAAGCCCGACATGATTCGGCCTATCGGCCGAACCGCCGCTGCCGTTCCTGATAGTCCCGCAGCGCCCGCAGGTAGTCTCGCTGGCGGAAGTTCCGCCAGTTCACGTCGGTGAAGTACAGTTCGGAGTAGACCGACTGCCAGATCATGAAATCGGAGAGGCGCTCGGCCCCGGTCTTGATGACGAGGTCCGGGACCGTCGGGAAGACGAGGTGTTCTTCGACGGCGGCCTCGTCGATCTCCTCGGGGGAGAGGTCACCGCTATCGACGTCCTCGGCGAGTTTCCGGACGGCGGTGGCGAACTCGGATTGGCCGCCCAGTCCGATGGAGATCTGTATCGGCGCGTCGACGGCCGCCGCGTCGTCAGGGCCGCGGACGGCGACGGGTTCAGGCGTGCGGAGGTCCGCGAGTTCCCGGCGCAGCGTCGGGACGGCTTCCTCGTCCAAGACGCTGACGTAGACGACGACGGTCTCGGCTCCGTACTGGACCGCCCACTCGAAGAACTGCTCTAGGGTGGCGTACGCGCCGTCGGTCAGCAGGTCCCGTTCGGTGATGACGAGCGCGACGGTCTCCGGTAAGGTGGCGTCGCTCCGGCGGAGGCGGGCGGCGAGATAGCGGTCGTAGAGACCCACGAGAGGGAGTATATCGAGCGTTCGCCTAAAAGCCACGGTACGCGGACCAACGACGCCGAATCCCCGAACGGAGCGCCCGACGGCGACCCGGTCAGTTCGGAAAGGGTAAGTGGCTCTCGGGGATACCGGTGGGACGTGCCTTCGACAGTCCGGCGTGCCGGCGCGTTCGCCGCGGTCGGGACCCTCGCGTTCGCCGTCCCGGTCGCCACCGGCCTGGATTCGCCCGCGCTCGCGACTGTCGCCGCGACCGGCCCGTTCGCGCTGGTCGCGTTGCTCGCCATGACCGCCGTTGGCCAAGGGACCGCGCTGTTCGAACTGTTCGCCCGCCCCGGCGATTACGAGGACGGGAAGCTCTACGGGCTGGCGGCGTTCGCGCTGGCCGCGGCCGGGCTGGCCCTGCTCGCGGTGCAGTTCGGGCTCCCGGTGCGGGTGTTCGTCGCGACGGTCGTCCTCGTCTCCTACGGCAACCTCGGGCAGCGACTCGCCCACCGTGTCCACAGCGACGAGGTGGTCGCCGCCGCCGGGTTCGTCGTCGTCGGGTTCGCCGCCGGCGTCGTCGCGCAGCTGGTGGCCGCCCGGATTCAGGGCGTCGCCATCGACTCGGCCGAAGCGCTGTTCCTCGCCGGGACCGGCGCGCTCGTCGCGGCGCTGCTCCGGTCGGTGCTGTTCGAGCGCGACGACCCGCTGGTGATGCTGTCGGTCGGCTTACTGTTGTGGCTCTTCTTCGAACTCGATCCGACCGTCGGCACCCAGCGGGTCTTCATCGCGCTCGGCGTCTCGGCGGTCCTCGGCTACGTCGCCTACGCGCTCGACACCGCCTCGCTCCCGGGGATGCTCACCGGCGTCCTCCTCTCGCTGCTGACAATCGTGCTCGGCGGGTACGGCTGGTTCGCCATGCTCATCACGTTCTTCGGGCTGGGCGGCCTCTCGTCGAAGTTCCGCTACGACGAGAAACTGGAGCGCGGCATCGCACAGGAGGACGAGGGCGCGCGGGGGAGCGGGAACGTCCTCGCCAACTCCATCGTCGCGCTGGTAGCGGTCATCGCGTGGGTCGCCAGTCCGAGCCACATCGCCGTCGAACCGGGGCTGTTCCTCTATGCCTTCGCCGGGGCGGTGGCCGCGGCGATGACCGACACCTTCTCCAGCGAGTTCGGCGGCCTCTACGACAACCCGCGGCTCATCACCACTCTCCGGCGGGTCGAGCCCGGCACCGACGGCGGCGTCACATGGCAGGGAGTCGTCGCCGGGTTGGCCGGCGCGGCCATCATCGCCGGGATCGCCGCCGCGACGCTGGAAACGGTCGGCCCGGTCGGGGCCGTCGTCGTCGTCGGCTGCGGGCTCGTCGGGATGACCGTCGACAGCCTGCTGGGCGCGACCGTCGAGGGAACCGTCGTCGGCAATCAGGGCGTCAACATGCTGGCGACGCTCGCGGCGGCGCTGGCTGGCAGCGGCGTCGCGCTCGCGGTCGGGCTCGTATGATCCGCGAGGCGCGTTCGGAGGACAGCGACCGACTCAGCGCCATTCAGACGGCCGCCCTCGACGAGCCGTGGCCGGGGCTGTTGGACGTCGCCATCACCGGCCCGCCGATCGTGGTCGTCCTCGACGAGAACGGCCCGATCGCGTACGCGCTGGTCGTCCCGGACTCGCCGGTCGCCTACGTCGCGGAGTTCGCCGTCGCGCCGGGAATGCAGGGCCGAGGCTACGGAACTCGGCTGATGCGAGCGCTGCTCGTCCGCCTCCGAAACGATGGGTTCGAGACGGTTCGACTCACCGCCCGCGAGGACGACGAGCGGGCGCGCTCGTTCTACGATACGTTCGACTTCGAGATGGTCGAGCGGATCGACGACCACTACGAGGACGGCGACGGCGTCCTGCTGTCGCGTGACCTCTAGGAGACGGTCCTGACCTGCACGCTCGTCGGTTGCTTGACGTACTCGCCGTCGCCGGTGGCGACGACCGTGCCGACGCCGCGCTGGGCGGCGACATCGAGAATCTTCTGCGAACAGTCGGCGTCGACGACGACGGTTCGGGGCGTCTCGTCGCAGTCGCCCACCATCGAGACCACCTCGTCTGCGTCCCCCTCCGCGAGGACCCGCAGGTCGTCATCGAGTAGCCGGACGGTCCCGCTGTCGGCGCGGATGACGGCGTCGACGTGGTCCGAGAGCGTCGGGCGCTCGCGGTCCGCCTCGTCGGCCGCCGTCGCGTCGGTCGTCGCGTCGCCGTCGCCGCTCGGTCCGGCGGTCGACGCCGTTTCCGTCGAGTCGGCCTCGCTCGCCGCCGTTCCCCCGTCGACGCCGGCGACGGCCGCGGCTTCGCCACCGTCTTCGTCCGTGACCGGCCCTCGGTCGCTGTCGACGGCGGTCGCGTCGTCGCGTGCTTCGTTCTCCTCGATCGCAGCGGCGGGGGAGTCGGCGTCGGCGACGGCGTCGTATGGGACCTTATCGCGGAGCGATTTCATCGCCTCGCTGCGGGAGAGTTCCTCGACGGAGCGGCCGCGCGGGGCGATGGCGACGTAGTCCACATCACCGACCTGTGCCAGCTCCTTGAGGATGAGGTCGCCGCCGCGGTCGCCGTCGAGGAAGGCGGTGACGGTCCGACGGGTCGTCAGGTCCGCGACCGCTTCGGGGACGTCGGTGCCCTCGACGGCGATGGCGTTCTTGACGCCGTACTTCAGCAGTTGGAGCACGTCGGCCCGCCCCTCGACGACGACGATGGCGTCGGAGTCGGCCACCCGCGGGCCGGCGGGCAGCCCCTCGTACTCCGTGATGTCGTCGACGCGGGCGCGCTGGCGCACCGTCTCGACGATGTCCTCAGTCTGGATGGAGTCCGCCTCGAAGGAGGCCAGTAGCTCCGTCGCCCGGTCGACCACTTCGCGCCGCTTGGCGCTCCGGACGTCCTCGATGTCCGAGACCTCTATCTGCGCCCTGCAGGGACCGACCTGTTCGATGGTTTCGAGCGCCGCGGCGAGGATGGCGGTCTCGACCCGGTCGAGCCCGCTGGCGACCGTTATCTGGCCGAACGACTGCCCGCCCTCGGACCGGATCTCGACGTCGATCCGTCCGACCTTCTTCGACTCCTGTAGGTCCCGCAAGTCCATCTCCTCGCCCAGTAACCCCTCGGTCTGCCCGAACACCGCGCCGACGACGTCGCTCCGCTCGACGACCCCGGCGGCGGTGATGTCCGCGTGAATGAGATATTTCGCTGTATCGTGCATAGCTCCGTTCCTGTCCGTCGCTCGCCCACGCGACGGACTGCTGTCACTACGCCGGGGTACGCGACGCCGCTCTAAATAAGCTTGGCGTCGCCGCCGCGTCCGTGACTGTCTACCACCCGACAGCGCCCGCGTCGCCGTCGCTTCACGCCTCGGCCAGTAACCGGTCCATCGCCTCGATGCCCCGTTCCATCGCGGCGAGCGGGTCGTCCGGATCGTCGTACTCGAAGACGAGCCAGTCCGTCCCGGCCTCGCGGGCGGCGGCCACGACGGCCGGGAGGTCCACGACGCCCTCGCCGAGGTCGGTGGGGTCGCCGTCGACGGTGACGTCTTTCAGGTGGACGACCGGGGCGCGTCCGTCGAGTTTCCGGAGGAGAGAGACCGGGTCTCGTCCGGCGGCCTGCGCCCACCCGGCGTCGAGTTCGAAACCCACCGTCGTCCGCTCGATGAGCCGGTCGAACGCCGTCTCGTCGCCGACCGGGACGAACTCGTGGACGTGGTTGTGATAGAGGAGCGGGCGGTCGAGGTCGCGGGCGATGCGGTCGAGCGTCGCCGCCGTCTCGTCGACGGCCGCCGCGTCGGCGAAGTGGTCGTCGTCGAGGTAGGGAACGACGGCGTAAGGGGCGTCCAGCGTCTCCAGATCGCCGTTGATAGCCGCCGGGTCCGCCCGGAGTTCGTCGGCGTCGACGTGGACGCCGACGGGCAACAGGCCGGCGGCGTCGAGCAACTGCGTTCGCTCGGACGAGTCGCCGAGCCCGGCGAACTCGACGCCCTCGTACCCGGCGGTCGCGAGACGGTGGAAGAGAGCGGAGAGAGGTGCGTCGACGTTCCGAAGCGTCCACAGTTGGATTGCCGTGCGCATGCCGGGTCCTGTGGCCGCGATTGATAAATAACCGTGCACAAGAAGCACCCATGACGTTCACCGAAGCCGAGATCGATCCGACGCGGTTCCTCGAAGACGTCGAGATGCGCGTCGGCGAGGTCGTCGACGTCGAACCGTTCCCCGAAGCGCGAAAGGACGTGTACAAACTCGACGTGGACTTCGGCGAGGAGACGTTGCAGTCTGCGGCCAGGCTCACCGACGTCTACGACCCCGAGGACTTACTGGGGGCGCAGGTCGTCGCCGTCGTGAACCTGGGGACGGTCACCGTCGCCGGGTTCGAGAGCGAGTGTCTGGTCACGGGCGTCGACGGCGAGGACGGCGTCGTCCACCTGACGACCGAACGCGACGTCGAGCCCGGAACGCGCGTCTACTGAAAAGGAATTTTCTTCACATCCGCCGTGTGAAGGTTCGAAACCTATTAGTATCGCCAGCGGATACGAAACCCAATCATGACGTCCGCTCGAACCGCCGGCTGGGCCGCCGTCGCGCTCGTGCTGATGGCGCTTGCCGTCCCGTGGTTCCTCTGGCGAAACGCGAGCGTCGCGTTCGGCCTGCCGGTGTGGCTCTGGTGGCACGTCGGCTGGATGGTGCTGGCGAGTATCGTCTTCGCCGTCTTCGCCCGAACCGACTGGGGTCTCGGCGTCGAGGAGGTGCGCTGAGATGGCCGACACTGCGCTCCAGTTGGGCATCGTCGGCGCGTACATGGTCGTCGCGCTGGCCGTCGGCGTCGTCGCCTACCGCCTGACCGAGCGGAACGCCGAGGACTACTACCTCGCCAGTCGCACGCTGGGCACCGTCGTCCTGCTCTTCACGACCTTCGCGACCCTGCTTTCGGCCTTCACGTTCTTCGGCGGACCGAACCTCGCCTTCAGCGCCGGCCCTGAGTGGATTCTGGTGATGGGACTGATGGACGGCATCGTCTTCGCCGTCCTCTGGTACGTGTTGGGCTACAAGCAGTGGCTCGTCGGCAAGCGCCACGGCTACGTCACGCTCGGGGAGATGCTGGGCGACCGCTTCGGCTCGACGCGACTTCGCGTCCTCGTCGCCGGCGTGAGCCTCGTCTGGCTGTTCCCGTACGTGATGCTCCAGCAGAAGGGAGCCGGACAGGCCATCGTCGGCCTGACGGACGGGCAGATCCCCTTCTGGGTCGGCGCGGGCGGCATCACGCTGTTCATGATCCTGTACGTCGCCGTCTCGGGGATGCGCGGCGTCGCCTGGACCGACACGATTCAGGGCCTGTTCATGCTGTCACTCGTGTGGGCCGCCGTCGCGTGGATTCTCACGTCCGTCGGCGGCGCTGGCGCGGCAACCGCCGCAGTCGCCGAGAGCGACCCGGAGTTCCTCGCGCTCGGCGGCGGCCTCTACACGCGGCAGTATATCGTCTCGACGGCCGTGAGCATCGCCTTCGGCGTGACGATGTTCCCGCAGATAAACCAGCGCTTCTTCGCCGCCGGGTCGAAGACGGTGTTCAAGCGGACGTTCGCCCTGTGGCCGATTCTCGTCCTCCTCCTGTTCGTCCCGGCGTTCATGCTGGGGTCGTGGGCCGCCGGGCTCGGCGTGACGGTGCCGGAGGGCGGCAACGTCGTCCCCGCGCTGCTGGGCGAATATACGCCGGCGTGGTTCGCCGCGCTGGTCATCGCCGGCGCGATGGCGGCGATGATGTCCTCCAGCGACTCGATGCTGCTGTCGGGGTCGTCGTATCTCACCCGCGACGTCTACCGGCCGCTGAAGCGCGCGTTCGGAAGCGGCGAGACGGACGACGCCCGGGAGACGCTCGTCGCCCGCGCGGGCGTCGTCGCCTTCGCCGCGCTCTCCTTCGTCGCCAGCCTTTACTCGCCGGGCACGCTCGTCCAGATCGGCGACACCGCGTTCAGCGGGTTCGCCCAGCTCACCCTGCCCGTCGCGCTCGCGCTCTACTGGCGCGGGACCACCCGCGACGGGATGTACGCCGGCGTCGTGGGGAGCCAGCTGTTCTACGTCCTGCACGTCTTTCCCGTCGTCGAGACGCTCGCCGGCCTCGCGGGGCTCGCCGTCTCGCTCCCGACCGCCTATCTCGGCTGGACGCCGGGTATCATCGGCATTCTGCTGGGAGCCGTCTTGACCGTCGCCGTCTCGCTCGCGACCAGCGCCGCCCCCGGGGAGAACCGCGCGGCCTATCAGGTCGACGGCGTCGAGGCCGACTGAGACGGCGGCTCGGTTCACCGTCGAGAGAGCGACCGACTGTGCGTCCGATCGCCACAACCGGAGGCCCGTTATGACGCGGAGCGGCGAACGGCCCCCGTATGAGCTTAGAACAGTCAGCGGCACCCGACTTCTCGCTCGAAAGCACCGCCGGTGGGACGGTCTCGCTCTCCGAACACCTCGAAGACGGCCCCGCCGTGATCCTCGTCAACCGCGGCCACTGGTGCAGTTTCTGCGCGGAGCACCTCCAGACGTTCAGCGAAGTGTCCTACGACCTCTGGTTCCACGACAACGTGGACGTCCTCCCGGTCGTGACCTCACCGCTCCCGAAGGTGACCGAGATGCGGGACCGTTACGACCTCGACATCCAGCTGCTCGCCGACCCCGACGGCGAGGTGGCCGAGCAGTACAGCGGGACCGAGGAGACGAGCCACGGCCTGACCGGCATCGCCGGGACGTACGTCGTCGACGAGGAGGGGACCGTCCAGTACGAACAGGTCGCGGACAACGCCGCCGACCGCACCTACGGGAACTTCGTTCGGTACTTCATCCGCAACGGGTACGAGGACCCGTACGGCGAGTGAGCGGGGCCGTCTCTCGGCCGGTTTTCGGCGGCCGGCCGCCCCGCCCGTTTCCGGCAGGCCGTCCGGATAGGTGAACCTACAAGGACGTGCAGTCCGACGGTTCGGTATGGACCTCAACGAGAACGTTGGTGGCCGCGACCGACTCGCACGCGCAGCGCTGGCCGTCGTACTGACCGTCGCGGCGGTTCGCTCGCTCCGGAACGGAAAGCGCCTGCGCGGACTGCTCGCCGGGATCGGCGCGCTCGTGTTCGGCTTCAACGCGACCAGCGGCTACTGCGGCGTGAACGACGTGCTGGGCCGAGACACCGCCGGCGGCGAGAGCGAGGACGAGGAAACGGTCGTCTCCATCAGCGAGAGCGACGAAGGCGACGCGAGCAGCGACGAAGAGTCGATCGCCGGCTCGAAGAAGGAGCGGGGCTGGACGCTGACCTGTGCCGCCTGCGGTAACGACATCGTCACCGGCGAGGCGCGCGGCCCGAACGAGAGCGGCGACATCGTCCACGAGACCTGTAACTGACGACGACTCGCGTACCGAGTCTGTTCGCTTTTATAGCCGCCGGGAGGTGTAGTACGTATGCAGACCCACATCGTCCCGGTCGGCTTCGACTACGACCGGCTCATCGCGCCGCTGGTGCGCGAGCAGCTCGACGTGGACCGCGTCATCCTCCTGGAGGGGGCGGTCGGCTCCGAGGCCAACGTCGAGTACTCGCGTCACCTCGCCGAGAAGTTGGAGAAGGACTACCGGAACCTGCTCGGGGCCGAAACCGAGAGCTTCGTCGTCGACGACGTCTACGCCTACGACGAGGCGTTCGAGCAGGCGTTCGAGCTCATCAACGACGAGCTCGACGCCGGCAACGAGGTGTGGGTCAACGTCTCCGCGATGCCCCGCACGGTCTCCTTCGCGTTCGCCACTGCCGCCCACTCGATCATGGTCGAGCGCGAGGGCGAGCGCGACCGCATCCACACCTACTACACGGTCCCCGAGAAGTACCTGGAGACGGAACTGGCCGAGGAACTGCGAAAACAGGTCGCCCTCTTAGAGAGCCTCAAGGACGGCGAGGACGTGGCCGCCGACGTCGACGAGCGACTGGAGACCGCCCTCGACCTCCTAGACGAGTTCGACGAGCGCGGGACGACCATCGGCGCGAAGGAGATCGACGGCTCGCACATCGTCGAACTCCCCGTCGCCTCCTTCTCGAACGTCAAGCCCTTCGAGGAGGTCATCCTCTTTCTCCTCGGCGAACACGGCGAGTTCGAGTCGGTCTCGGAACTCGCACAGGAACTGGCCCGCGAACTCGGCGAGGAGTACACCGACTCGTTCCGCTCGAAGGTCATCTACAACGTCGACCGCCTCGGCCCCGGCGGGAAAGGCTACATCGAACAGGAGGAACACGGCAAGTCGTATCGAACGCGCCTCTCGCGCATCGGCGAGCTGTGGGTCCGCTCGCACTCGGCGGACGAACGCGAACACGACCTGCTTTGAAACGCCATTGATAATTTGTATGACACTATGGGTCGGCAGAGCCAGAAAGCCCCACCTCGTAGATGATCAATCAGTCGACACAGGTGGGACTGAAAGGGGCCGAGCGCTCGATTAGCCCGGACGACGCAAGCACGCGAGCGAAGCGAGCGCGCACAGCGAGTCCCGGCAATCGAGCGCTCGGGGGCTTTCTGGCTGTTCGCGGTCCTCTCTTTTTCTCCGATAACAGGCGGCTCGACTATCGCTAGCGGGGCTTTCTGGCTGTTCGAGCCGGTCACCGTCGTAGTTCTCTCATCGACGAATCCAGCACCAGAAAACCGAAGTCGTTAATCCCCCGCTTCGCCCACGTACACGTAATGGCGCGTCGAGCAGCCTCCCGCTCCGTTCTCGTACCCGTAGTAGGGGTCTCCACGCCCCACTAACTCCACCTCTCGACGCCCGCACCGTTTTCGACCGACTGCGAGTTCACAGATTCGACATGAGTGACACACAGGACCCACCGACCGAGGAATCGACAGCAGACCAGCGAGAGAGTCTCGACGGGGAGTACGACCCCGGCGAGATCGAGCCCAAGTGGCAGGACCACTGGGTGA
The DNA window shown above is from Haloarcula limicola and carries:
- a CDS encoding YgaP family membrane protein — encoded protein: MDLNENVGGRDRLARAALAVVLTVAAVRSLRNGKRLRGLLAGIGALVFGFNATSGYCGVNDVLGRDTAGGESEDEETVVSISESDEGDASSDEESIAGSKKERGWTLTCAACGNDIVTGEARGPNESGDIVHETCN
- a CDS encoding DUF6293 family protein, which translates into the protein MQTHIVPVGFDYDRLIAPLVREQLDVDRVILLEGAVGSEANVEYSRHLAEKLEKDYRNLLGAETESFVVDDVYAYDEAFEQAFELINDELDAGNEVWVNVSAMPRTVSFAFATAAHSIMVEREGERDRIHTYYTVPEKYLETELAEELRKQVALLESLKDGEDVAADVDERLETALDLLDEFDERGTTIGAKEIDGSHIVELPVASFSNVKPFEEVILFLLGEHGEFESVSELAQELARELGEEYTDSFRSKVIYNVDRLGPGGKGYIEQEEHGKSYRTRLSRIGELWVRSHSADEREHDLL